Genomic DNA from Corynebacterium kroppenstedtii:
AGACCAGTCTCTGCATCGCGGAAGGTATCTAAACCGCTATCAGCGCTCATCCCTGCCCCGGTAAATATTTCGACGCTGCGTGCTCTGTCTCGGGTGGTGCGAAGACTGTGTGGAAGTGGGTCAGTAGTGGAGATAACAGTTGTATTGGGATACATCAGATTCATTCGATGCTCGCGCAGTGGGAGAGCGATGCTGCTGGAAATGGTGGAGTGGTCAACTGAGCCCGTGAGAAGAGCACCGGTCATTATGCCTCCCGTTCGCTCGCTCACAGTAAGTGGCGTGGGGAATTAAACCATGTGCTCTCCGCGGGCTCGTTCTTTATTACTCTGAGTTATTCCGAGTAAGAATGGCGCTCAGAAATAGTGCCGTCCAGATTCTTGATGATGTGGTCACCCTTGCGCTCTTTAGCGAGGTTACGGCCATATTCGACAGCTTCTTCTTTGGTCTCGTGGGTGCTGGTTGCGCGCTCATTACCCTGAGGGCGGTTTTTCCATTCACCATCTTCGTTGTAGGTCTCGATAACGGTGTCAGCCATTGCTGTATCCTTCCCTTTCAATCAATTGACGACGCTCTTTCCGGTAGGCGACCGAATGAATTCGGTCGGATCCGAACACCAAGCAGTGCTACATATCAAGTATAGAGACAGGTAATTCGTTGCGCTCTGCGTTCACCGAGATTACGGCCACAACACGAGTGGCTTTCTTGGTTATACCGGTTTTCTCGGGTGGGCGGGGGGAACCGCGATTTTCAGATCTGTGGCTTTTAGCCCTTTAGTGACACTCTTCACAGTAAGCTGTTGATATTCTTTCATCGCGACGATCAGTCGTGACGGTTCTTTGAGTCCGCCCGCTTGGGCTATCTGCGAAAGATGCTGACCGTATATCGGTGGTTATCTCAGCGTGGACAACCCGGCGGTGGGGTACAACCGTCGCACTCGGACACCGGGACCAGGATTGCCGCGACTTAATGACGAGCTTGAATTGATGAGGAGAGATCTACGATGTCGCCAGTTCCTCCACCCCCACCGGGGAGCCCATCCCCATCGGAGGCCTCGAAAAAACGTGCCCCAGCCGAATCCGGCAGCGACGACACGTCGAAAGAAGCGGTGGAACCGCGCGAGGTCGATAGCGCAGTTACCCAGGGTGACGACGCCGGGTCAGGTGATAAACCTAAGCTCAGTGCTAAGTCTCAAGCTCCTGGTGCTCCGACAGCGCCAGGCGCGCCGAAAGCTCCTGGTGCTCCGAAGGCTTCATCGACATCCGGAGATGTGAAGGAGGGGGGAGCCCCCTCGGCTCCTAAGACAGCGAAGGCGCCAGGCGCGCCGAAAGCGCCGACCTCTGCTAAGACAGGCGGAGCCCCCCAAGCCCCTGGTGCCCCGAAAGCCCCAACCTCTGCTAAGACAGGCGGAGCTCCTAAGGCACCAGGTGCACCTCAAGCGCCATCAGCGCCGTCGGCTCCGAAAGCCCCGGGGGCGGCTAAAACTCCGTCCGCTCCAGGTGCTCCGAAGGCCCCCACGGCGGCTGGAGCAGCCGCTCCCGGTGCCCCCAGTAAACCCGGAGCTAAGAAACCTGGTGCCCAAGGGAAGCCAGGCAAACC
This window encodes:
- a CDS encoding DUF2188 domain-containing protein, with product MADTVIETYNEDGEWKNRPQGNERATSTHETKEEAVEYGRNLAKERKGDHIIKNLDGTISERHSYSE